The sequence ATAATAACAGCCGTTATCGGTGGGCAGATGATGGCACCAATGCAGCATATCTTCGATAGAAGCAAAGGCTCGACTAAGTACCCCATCAAACTTTTCTTCTGGCTCATAAGCTTCGACACGACTCTCTACTGAGCTGATATTTTCGATACCTAGATCAAACTGAACCTGCTTCTGAAAGCGAATTCGTTTACCTAAGCTATCCAATAAAACAAAATGTTTATCTGGATTCATTATTGCCAAGGGGATCCCAGGTAAACCCGGTCCGGTGCCTACATCGATAAAGCGTTTTCCCACCAGATGTGCCGACACAGCCAGACTATCCATGATATGTCTGATCAACATCTGCTTAGGGTCTCTAACCGATGTGAGGTTATAGGCCTTATTCCATTTGTTGAGCATCTCAACAAATCCAACGAGCTGTTTCTTCTGCTGCTCGGTGGCAGTCAAATTCATTTCAGCTAGATATTCATCTAATAGGGCTGATAACACGGGATTAATCCTTAATAACAAACTTAAATCGGCATGAACAAGCTATTATGAAGCCGTCAAAAGAGTAAGGGAAGCCTTTCGCGCTTCCCTTACTAACAATTCATGAAAAAGAGTAAGAAATTACGAAGCTTTTCTACGAAGTAAGCCACGTCTCTTCAGATGCACTAATAAAATCGAGATAGCAGCAGGAGTCATACCTGAAATTCTCGATGCCTGACCTATGGTTTCAGGCTTATGCTCATTCATCTTTGCGATCACTTCATTCGACAGTCCAGGTACCTCTTGGTAATCCAGATCTAACGGCAGTCCTGTAGTCTCATGTTTAAGGGCCTTGTCTATTTCATCTTGCTGACGCTGAATATAGCCAGAATATTTAACTTGGATCTGTACTTGCTCAGCTGCACGTCGGTCTTCC is a genomic window of Shewanella psychrophila containing:
- the rsmG gene encoding 16S rRNA (guanine(527)-N(7))-methyltransferase RsmG; the encoded protein is MLSALLDEYLAEMNLTATEQQKKQLVGFVEMLNKWNKAYNLTSVRDPKQMLIRHIMDSLAVSAHLVGKRFIDVGTGPGLPGIPLAIMNPDKHFVLLDSLGKRIRFQKQVQFDLGIENISSVESRVEAYEPEEKFDGVLSRAFASIEDMLHWCHHLPTDNGCYYALKGQLAEDELAKIPEGYEVTDVIELSVPRLDEQRHLLRVVKK